TTAAATGTTTTTTCTCTGCGCTGTTAGAATTGCAGATAACTCTAGGTTTATCTTCATCATGTGTTGATGGCTACTCTCTGCTTTCCCCCCTTTTCCTTTTCTTATCTTTCTCTCTTTAGACATTTGGGCACTTTAACTGTCTTTTGGCTTAGATGTCTTGGATTAGTAGTTTCTTTTGCATAATGCAGTGTTCAGGTGAAACAGTTGCAAAATCCAGAGACAGTTTTTGAAACAATCATTGGCCTTGTTGTTCGTCTGGCAGAACATGGTCTCATTCATTGTGACTTCAATGAGTTTAACATAATGGTAATCCTTTGAGGCACGCTTACAACTTTAGTAAGATCATGTCATTAAATTGGTTCAGTTTtcctttaattaatttaataatatgttTTCTGAAATTTCCTCTGTAGATTGATGATGATGAAAAGGTGACAATGATTGATTTTCCCCAAATGGTATCTGTTTCACACCGTAATGCGCAGATGTATGCTGTTCCCAGTTCTTGTGCTCGTTTTAATTGTGAATTAGTTGTTATATACTTATGTTTCCAAGTTTCTATTGTCAGGTACTTTGATCGTGATATAGAATGCATTTTTAAGTTTTTTGGCAAGAGGTCAGCgatttcttttctaatttaatattacattttgtatgataatgatatgatgattatgtaTAACCTGTTGGCATTGTTAAATTCCAAAGCTCGTAGTTATTTTGGCCATGGTAAATATCCTCCTCTTGTATTTAAACACAACAACTTCTGCGTTTTATATCATTCCAATGCTTTTTCTAGGTTCAACTTGTCCTTCGAAGAATGCTCTGATGATATTGATGATGATGAAAGTAGCAGACCTTCCTTTTCTTCAATAACCAAAACTGCTGGTTTTCTTGACAAGGAGCTTGCTGCCAGTGGATTTACGAGAAAAGATGAGGATGACATTCAGAAAGTACGTATGGTGAAGCATTACTTTAATTTTTACCATTTTGGGTGTTCTTTTTTTATGTATtggttaattattttataagCATGCCATGTTTAAATTTTCAGTCTTTCAGACTTTCATAGGATGTCATACCATACATAATGATTGCAGCCAATGCTACTTTTCTGCAGTTCATTGAAGGTGATGTTGAAGAGGATGATGTCTCTGATGATGAACATGATTCTGAGTTATGTCAAACAAATATAAAGGGCTTTGATTCATTGCACTTAGATCAGGTGTGTTATTCCTGTATTTTTGGATTATGAACATGAATCTGAGTTATGCGAATGTGGATACTGATTATTCAAAAAATGATTCAGGAAGAGTCAACTTCAAGATGTAATGAGGAAGGTCAAGTAGTTGAAATCCTCCAAAGCCCTGAAGTAGGCCAGAGTGGTGATCCTGAAAGTCAAAACTTGAGCAGCAATGaggtatatgtatatgtatttgtCTTTGCTCCAACTATGTTCTTATCTATATTTTCTTGAATATATAAGCTGCATCTTTGTTGGTTTGGTTTTTTGGCTTTTAGTCTCGAATGGTTTTCTTGCATAAGATTATGATAAGGTTGTTGATAGAGAAGCAGATTGCTAAAGCTAGTTTTCATGTTGCAGGGTGACGAAAATGACGACACCGAACTTGTGAAGAGTTTGGCGAAGCAGAGACGACGAGCAATGGCAGCAGCTCGCAAAGGGCATCATAAGAATAGCACATCTAGAAATTCCTACAAAGACAAAGGGGGTAAATCTTCTAATAATTCTAAAATCCAGAAACAACTGGCTAGTTGGTAAACTTTAGTAATTTATCCAACACAAGCTGAGTTAAAAAAAAACGTACATCTCAATAGAGATGATTCAGTattataggtttttttttttttttttggtttttagcTTTACCAAGAACCTCCTGTTTAATGatcaaattatcatttttgtGCTATGGATTTTTAGTttttatgtgtatatgtacacaCAAGCACACACATTTAGATTGAATTGGGTTTTCAGTTCACAAAATTTGGAACTCAGTTTATTCAAACTAAACTAAAATATTAACTCTATTCCAATTTGGTTTTATActcttatttgattctttttaaataATACAAGGACTAAATTCATCTATTTAATAGTAGAAGGGCTAAATTGATCCGCATAAACTCTTGCTTGTGTAATTTTTTCTTTACACTGATTGTATGTTTGTAAAGATATTGTTGATCTATTATGTTGTCAGACGCTCAGTACCTCTGCTACCTATAGGTTCATAGATAGAGGGGAAGCGTCTGAGTCTAAACTCACTAAGACTCTTTACCCCTTTTGTATTGGAAACAATAGTGACGGTGAAATTAATTGCTGTAGTTATGAGATAAAAGATTTCATCGCATTACAGTCACCAGTAAAGTTTTAACCCGGACAATATATCACGGTCCATCGCGAGCAGCGCACACAAGGATGCTAGAGAGGTCCCCCCAAGACAATGTATCACATATTACCCTGGACGTCAGGACAATGTATCACATATTACCCTCCGAGGAACGTGGGAAAGACAATAGAAACTTAAGTCCTTTTCAATAGTATATGCACTCCAACAAATgacaattaaaatataattagacTTCAAATGGATTAAAGCATTTGGGTGGTTGTTCTCTTAGAGGGATTGGAtaattaaatagattaatttagtccacatattattaaaaaattaaatgagtccaaattatattaaaattaaaattcatttgtaaaaatatacactttaaaaatattaattttgctaAATATATGCTTTGGATTTTTTTTACTTATGTTAATATATAAGCTagcaataaattaatttaattagtaatattttatccataatttgaacaaattttgtttttacaagagtttttatttatcttttagttTCACTCAAGTTTAAAATTATACTAAtcattctttattttatatttaactattataatacatatgtaataaataaattttttcaaTCATGTTATTACACTAGTAACCAAATGATGCATAAATGTTAATTCTATTCTAATTTGactttatttgattttttaattgtataagggctaaattgatccatttaattGTGGGGGACTAATTTGATCAAATTCCTATAATagagggatctctcatgtatattcaccttcaaaaataatattagatCATCTTGGTTAAATCATTCGTCTGgttcaattgaataaattattaaaaaaatagtttaatcGATTCAACTATTAGTTCAATCGACCAATTTGATGAATCGGTCCAACTAACCCAGTTAGGCTGACCCTTTATTTTGGATTGGTACCAAATTCAACCAGTTCGGTTCGATTTTGAAAAAAGTGCTGAAAAGAGTTTTGCCCCATGATTACTATCCAAATTGACTTGATTTTGAAAATAGACGGACACAATGTAATTATCGagattttgaaggactaaaaaaCTAAAAACCATATttgtaataattaaaaaaaaaaattttggtgatgTCCCTCGAAGTTTTCGAACCCAAAAATTATTTCCTGATCAGTTCTTTTTTAATGTTTTCACGGTATTTATTGCAATCAAATTGAATCTCGATCTCATTTCACAATCTCCGGTTGTTTTTCATCAGCAATGCATCAAAACGACGGCGTTTCCTTCACCTCTTCTCCTCTCAAAATCCCTCTCTCACAAACTCCAGCTTTTCAGCTCACCGAAACTCGTCACTTGGCGTTTCAACTCATTGACTCGCTCAGGAATCGCTTCAACAATGTAAAACATCACTCGACTCAGTTCAATGTGTCAGCTCAGTCCGAGTTAGGAGTTCGCTCGAGTACCAGAAGATCTCCCTTGTTATGCTTTGCATCGGTGTCTCTCGCAGCTGAAAAACAAAGCATTGGTAGATCGCCTCTACTGTATTCCGCTTTCTTGTCGTTGACTCAACCGGACTCGACAGAGTCGACTCAGGATGGACATTTGGCAACGGCAGGTCCGTTCGGCGAGGAGAGAGTCCTAGTTGGTGAGGTTCTGGTTAGGAACAAAGATGGAGAGGAATTGGAGAGGAAAGACCTCGAAATGGAAGCTCTTAACGCGTTGAAAGCTTGCGGAGCTAACTCAGCATTGACGGCCTGGGAGGTACAAGAAGATGTGGACCGGATCATTGATAGCGGCTATTTCTCGTCGTGTACGCCTGTGGCTGTTGACTCGCGGGACGGTATTAGATTGGTGTTTCAAGTATGTTATCCAAAGCTATTTCTTCATAATTAGAGTTTTTGAATGTATTTTTTTCTTGAAGTTGAAAATGTCACATGTAGCAGACTGCTACGTTGTGTGGCTTTTACATGGTACTAAGCAAGGGGCGAAGTCAGATTTTTTTAAGGGACGAATTTGAATTATAAATATTCGAGATAGCATAATTTCGTCCTTGTATTAATGTAAAAATTTTCGATTTTAAGGGACTAACTATAAACTTTTTTTTGGAGAGAGcataattgaattttaaattttaggaggggccaaaatgtaattttatcattaaattaaCTTTAAACACTACAAAATACTCAAAGGACTAAAGAGAATTTTTCATTTTTGGGGCCAGGGCCGCTGCCTGCCGCCTCTAGCTTCGCCCCTGGCACTAAGTGTGATTCAAATTCTCAATAAGCAGCCTATTGAAGACACTGAGGCTGTTGCTACTGCAGAACAGCGGCTGCAAATGCTATTTCTTCATACTTGTACATAGACCTATACACTTAGCTCAATATGATCAGTGTAGAGTTGGGGGCTTGGGGTGGTCGATCTCTTTGGCACTCAAGAGGTGAATTGGCTGCATTGTGCCACCTTTTTTCTGCCTTTGTTGGCAACTGTCTCCAGGAAAGCAGAGCACATGGTTACTTCATAGAGTGTTGCTAGGAAAACTTCATGCAATGAGATACCATGTGGAGTGAGTAAAAGGAGCAATGCTGGTTTTGGTTGGTTTTCCACATGTGTCATAGTTTATTTTCATTGTCATATTGTTTCTGTTTTGAGCAATATAAGCGTATATCTTATGTGTATATATAACTGATTTAATTGAAATTGGGTTCTTGTGGCATAAGGTTGAACCAAACCAAGAGTTACGTGGATTGGTCTGTGAAGGAGCTAATGTTTTGCCATCAAAGTTTCTTGAGAATGCTTTTCGTGATGGACATGGTAGGTTTTCTTTTTGCATTATGCTTTTCGTGATGGACATGGTAGGTTTTCTTTTTGCAttcttaagtatggatgtatatacattttagattATCTGATTAATGAACTGCTTTCTAATTTTGGTCATGCTACGCCTTCATTATTTTCGCTTATGGTGTCAAGTTGTGCAGGAAAAGTGGTAAATCTC
Above is a genomic segment from Gossypium arboreum isolate Shixiya-1 chromosome 8, ASM2569848v2, whole genome shotgun sequence containing:
- the LOC108468037 gene encoding uncharacterized protein LOC108468037, with the translated sequence MKLDVDVLRYLSKDDFRVLTAVEMGMRNHEIVPSDLIGRIASLKHGGTYKVLKNLLKHKLVHHDSSKYDGFRLTYLGYDFLAIKTMVNRGVFTAVGRQIGVGKESDIFEVSNEDGTVMAMKLHRLGRTSFRAVKSKRDYLRHRSSFNWLYLSRLAALKEFAFMKALEEHGFPVPNAVDCNRHCVVMSLIQGYPLVQVKQLQNPETVFETIIGLVVRLAEHGLIHCDFNEFNIMIDDDEKVTMIDFPQMVSVSHRNAQMYFDRDIECIFKFFGKRFNLSFEECSDDIDDDESSRPSFSSITKTAGFLDKELAASGFTRKDEDDIQKFIEGDVEEDDVSDDEHDSELCQTNIKGFDSLHLDQEESTSRCNEEGQVVEILQSPEVGQSGDPESQNLSSNEGDENDDTELVKSLAKQRRRAMAAARKGHHKNSTSRNSYKDKGGKSSNNSKIQKQLASW